The genomic stretch GGGTTCTGTAAACAATATGCAGACCATGTATGCTTATGGCTGAACAAGAGAAGTCTAGTGTTTCaatactgccatctagtggagccagcagaaacaacaaaaatgagGGAGGGCTACACACAGTAGTTTTCAGATCCTTAACATCTAGAGAGACCTTGAATCTGCAGAAAGGCAACTCTACAGGACTTTCAATGGACATATATGTAATAGAAATTGTATTCTACATCATTctggagttgatcctgcttttcttggagtaactttctttaatgtccagggaagaaggctttctgcacGATTTTGCAGCGTTGCTgacgatttgattgcattcaccgacaagagcattagtgaggtcaagatgttgaatggtcaccaccccacctcatccctccacagctcaatgaggCCTTTAGGTTAATGTTTCTCAGCTTCTGCGGTCCTGCGGTtgtattggctgtacttctccagtctatagggactagacaagctgtgtgtgtgcacgtgcacatctgtgtcagcaatgggtgcaacttaaagtacctgaatgcagtcattagaaagggtgtccacaaacatttggacatatagtgtaatatgCGCAGTTGCAGGTTTGTGCTGGTAAATCACTGTGTGGAGCGGTTTTAAGAAACGCACTCACTGCTGTGCAGATTTTCATGATGATTCAGGAAATGCACCAAAGAGAAAAACTGTAAAGACCGATGTAGGGGCTTGTGTGCATTTGGGTTGGTTGGGGAGATAAAGTCGAGGGTGTGAGTGGGTCATACATTGAAATTGTGGGTTTTATTGTActttgtgttttaatttttgGTCTAGGTCTACTTGCCCAGGGACTTGGAGATGGAAATGGGCTTAGTGGCTAACTCTGAAGGAAAGAATCTTCTCTTTGGCGGTTAATGTGTTTTGTGAACAGCCCTTGGCTAAATACCTATAATAAACTCAACACACTGCGCAACACTAATGTACAGCCTAAATGTAAACAGAGCAGAGATTTACAAACCGTGATCAGACATGAACACCACAATGGTCTCATTGGACAAGCCTAGATCATCAAGAGCCTGCAGGATCTTTCCAACCTGTGCATCCACATACGACACGGACGCAAAATAGTGCTGGCGAATGCGcagctgcaaaaaaaaatacaacataaTAAACTATAAGgcctatattttatatttattataaattatataattatatatgatatacttATTTTCTATTGACTGAAACACTGCCAAGAAATCAATGACTGAGGCAAGATATTAACCATCCAGAACACCtaagggtgggcaatatggcaaaaatataatatgatattacATTAAGACTTTTCCACATACATGATACACATGGCAATAtcttatttttcctggtgtttgACAATTTGGAACAGACTCAGTGCACCAACAATACAGTAGTTTATTGCTGCATTCACATTTAAGCTACCAGTGTTTGTTCTCATATACTGTTTGCAGTATACATGCAATAACATGCAAAAAATTGGGCACCCCGGTCTAAAAGTCTGTTACAATAAAGAGAAGAAATGCATAGAAGATGCACTTCGGATTAAAGTTAAatatgaaactttttttttattatttttgttttgtagagTGAAAAAAGGAGTTTGTTCATTGTAAAAAATATTACCTTAATGACCTCTAACGATATCCAATCCAATATTTTCTGCTGATAAAGCCCGTTACTGATTCACAGTATTGAATCAGCGCTGTCTCTAGTGCTCCATAATACATATTGAGTGATATAACATGCACTAATGCCATATAAtgctatatataaaaataagcaggtcatattgcccaccgcCAATAACTGTCCAGTACAAACTCAGCAACTTCTCAATTTGTACTGTGATCAGCACAAGCACGTTTTGCTACGCTGTACCTGAAAGTCCTTAGGGATCGGTCCATATGGAAAGCTTAGATTCAGAGCCCGGACGTCCTCTCTCTTCCGAATGTCTGTCCACGGGTTGTAGGCCACGTTCGGGAGCTTCTTAGGAACAGCTGGGTCTGGAACCAACGTCATGTTCTCAATAGGATAGAGCTTGAGGTACTCCTACAATACAGTAACACACCTCCTTAAACATGCGCTTGAGCAGGCTGAGCTGAAACTAACATCATTAGTAGTGTTTAGATACCTGTGGGATTCTGAAGGGAATGTGAGGTTTGTAGAAGCCCACTGCCAGAAAGAAGGGACTTTCAGCATCTTTCACAGACTTGAGCAGCTTTATGGCCTCTGCAGTGTTCTCCAGGTCAGGCAGCGTTCCCAAAGGCATCTCGGACACATTCACTGGGCAGAGCAGGTTACTGTGGAGTGTGCCGTCTTTATCTTTACAGACCTGATTCGAAGTCATGAGAGGTTGTGAGGAGTTGTGGAATAAAATTGACTCTAAAAGTCTATTTTCAAATATCCTGGAGGTCCCATGTCTACTGTCTGAACACTTTCTGAACATCATCTACTAGAagcaaacagttgaacatgagAGGAAGCAGAACTGTATGCTTTAAAACAGCGCAAGTGAAATTTCACAATTCTTTCTATATACATCTTTACAGCAGAAGTAACTGGAACCAGGGGTCATGATGTCTACAATGTGAATCCATTTACTTACTATTCAAAATGACCAGTGAATCTACATGTAATGTTTAGAATGGGGAAACAGTGGTACATctgaaaaaatgagcttttCTTTGGGTACTATTTTTTTGCCTTACAATACCCTGCATGTGCCTCTCTGGCAGAAACCATTCTAAAAGGATGTGTGGGGCATCAGACAGCGTATTcagcatatatttattttaattagtaACCTTCTGTAGCTTTTAGATGCATTTAACTTCTCAGACACCTGcctccattcaccaccactgcgaACAAGTCAGTACTCTTCTCTAGCTTTGatgcatttcacatcaaaccagtTTGAATGACTTCGTTTAAATCTTaattatttaaagcaacagtctgTACGTTTTTGGGGATTTGGGGTGTGTTTATGCTTGACAGCTTTTGTTCAATTTGTGCGATTGCTCTTTAACTGCAATTCGACCACCAAACAAGTTTGCAGTAACGGTTGCAGAAGCACATTGATACCATTTCTTTAGAACATCTCCTCCATACTCCACTCAGAAATACTATTGCTTTCAGTTAAACAAAAACATCTTGAGGACTGATGCTTTAATTAAGTAGAAATTTCAAAAATCTGTGTAATTGCCCTTAAAAAGAATGTGCTCTCCATTTACTTCCCTACATAAGTGTAGAAAATTTGTCCACaacagtcaacacacacactgtctgtccACTGTAGAAGTGGGCTATTATAAGCAGTGACTTTTCACAGCTTTTCAAAGCTCTCTACTATAGTTTTGGAAAAAGAAAGGTCCAAGCTACCGTACATCCATCATAATAGACCACAGAATCATACCACAAACACTCAATCTCTGTCTGATTCACAGTGATAAACTCTCTCATAGTGGGACAGCAGTGTGTACGTCTGGACTCCTAGATCTGTATTAGGTGGTAATCTCCTGTTTAAATTGGGCCAGGGGAGCAAGCATGCCCACACACGTtctccacactcactcacacacacacacacacacacacacacacacacacacacacacactaaccttCCTCTTTTCATAGCTGAAAGAGGGTGGATGATACGGCGGTACAGACCAGCTGTATGGGTAATCATCCGTGTGATTGGAGGCGATGCCTTGAGGTCAAACACACCAAACAGAGTGATCATTAGTGCAACTTTAGACAACACAGTTATAACAGTGTGGGCAAGTTCTGATCTCTCACACAAcatccacatccacacacacacacgcgcaggCAGGACGGGGGGTCTTGTTACTGTCTATTTTGAAACAAGccaaacacaaaataaaaataaccatATACAAAAATCATCAGGGGTGAGTTtccccaaaaaataaaaataataataataataaattaatcattTCCAAATAATCAACCAACCAACTAACAAGGATGTGAcaaaaaatgaatacatttagcgAGTGTTTCCCAATAAGCATTCATTCAAAAAACATTCATTCAACTCACATATACAGTACATCTATTATATATCAGACTAGATCACTAGATTCTTAGACATTAAActgcaataataacaatattattatacCAGTTTTgaaattctgattggctggatgTTCTCagctaaaatacaaataataggATTGAAAACCTACAAACATAACCCTATATTAATGTCCCATGTCATATCATTCTCACAATAGAACAACAGTATGTTATACAGTAGCATACATCtcttagccataacattagcaccacctgcctaagtcctgcaagttgtgaggtggagccgcATTATAGACCGCATCAGTGAGCCCTAGGTGCCCATGACATTGTCATTGGGTCACCAGTTGTGGCAATGACCAGAACGCATGCCAGAAAACCCCAATAACACCGGTCTAAGTGTCGCGGATTCTTATGCTGGCCAATTTCTCCTGCATTtaacaacacatcaccttcaagaactgactgttcactgacTATTATGCCTATTATATCcaacccttgacagatgccactgtagacgATAATCCGTTTCACTTTCACTTCACCTGCTAATCAGTGTAAAACATTAATTATAACAACAGCAATAACAGCAGTTGTTTATGatgtataatattatatatgtctGATAATAGAAACTTTGTTTATTACTACTCCTGTTTTCATGAGGATCCCTTATCTCGAGAATTGGCGACACCTGGAGTTCAGATACTGAACTGCAGGCAGATGTTTTAGTTTCTGGAGGTTTTTGGGGAAACACTCGTTAATTCCCGATTCACGAACAAGTTAAAAGGCTCTGGATGTACCTGGATGGAAAACCTTCCCCACAGACAAGGTGGTGTAGCCGTTTGATTTGAAATACTGTGGGAGTGTGGTGTAGTTCCCAGCACTGACTCTCCAGTAGGAGTTGAAGTCGTAGAGTTTGGTGGTGTCTGGCCTTCGGCTTGTTAAAAAAGAGGTCCTACTAGGTCCACATACTGCTTGCTTGGGAGAGGGACAGAAATTAAGCAAAGAAagaattttaaaatattaaaaaaaacaatatctgTAAAAACGTTGAAGTTTTTTGGAAATGGAAACTAGCTACCTGCGCATGCGCGTTGAAGAACACCGTGCTTTTAGACGCAAGCTGGTCAATGTTTGGTGACTTTACGACTGGATCAAGGTAGCAGCCCAGAGCTGGCCTCAGATCATCAGCTATGATGAACAGCACGTTTAATTTCCCTACGAAACGAAAGGAGACACGAGTTTTAGAGGGTAATCCATCCCACAGCCAAGCCCCCTGTAGCGGCGCAGCTAAATTAGGTCTAAATAAAGAAGCCTGTTAGCCTTTAGCTACCTTTGGCTAATATATACGGCCCCATGAAGTGTAACAGCAGGACAGACAGCCATGTGTGAGTCCTGAGGATCATCTTGAAGCTGCTGGCGACTGTAAACACGccgctctccctccctctctacATCGTACAGCACTGCTCTCCCTTCCTCGACATGTTTTGCTGCTCCGTTTCCG from Salminus brasiliensis chromosome 19, fSalBra1.hap2, whole genome shotgun sequence encodes the following:
- the ids gene encoding iduronate 2-sulfatase → MILRTHTWLSVLLLHFMGPYILAKGKLNVLFIIADDLRPALGCYLDPVVKSPNIDQLASKSTVFFNAHAQQAVCGPSRTSFLTSRRPDTTKLYDFNSYWRVSAGNYTTLPQYFKSNGYTTLSVGKVFHPGIASNHTDDYPYSWSVPPYHPPSFSYEKRKVCKDKDGTLHSNLLCPVNVSEMPLGTLPDLENTAEAIKLLKSVKDAESPFFLAVGFYKPHIPFRIPQEYLKLYPIENMTLVPDPAVPKKLPNVAYNPWTDIRKREDVRALNLSFPYGPIPKDFQLRIRQHYFASVSYVDAQVGKILQALDDLGLSNETIVVFMSDHGWSLGEHGEWAKYSNFDVATRVPLIVYGPGVTSPLPLPGEKTFSYVDVFESTQEQFGEGFAVHSMVELVDVFPTLVTLTGLPLPHHCPSPSFKVQLCTEGFSRARILGRHEWITNHQAYAFSQYPRPSDAIQENSDLPNLADIRVMGYSVRSDIYRYTVWVGFDPVHFQANLTDVHAGELYVLTDDPGQDNNIFDEFTHGPVLRKLGIQPQWTESLKQHLMYFRAASKTKWTL